In Gossypium raimondii isolate GPD5lz chromosome 12, ASM2569854v1, whole genome shotgun sequence, a single window of DNA contains:
- the LOC105762749 gene encoding heat shock 70 kDa protein, mitochondrial isoform X1 — MATAALLRSFRRRDVAASPLSAYRCLTNNGKTSAGINWTSFCRAFSSKPAGNDVIGIDLGTTNSCVAVMEGKNPKVIENSEGARTTPSVVAFNQKGELLVGTPAKRQAVTNPTNTVFGTKRLIGRRYEDPQTKKEMGMVPFKIVKAPNGDAWVEANGQQCSPSQIGAFILTKMKETAEAYLGKGVSKAVITVPAYFNDAQRQATKDAGRIAGLDVERIINEPTSAALSYGMNNKEGLIAVFDLGGGTFDISILEISNGVFEVKATNGDTFLGGEDFDNALLDFLVSEFKKTEGIDLSKDRLALQRLREAAEKAKIELSSTSQTEINLPFITADASGAKHLNITLTRSKFESLVNHLIERTKAPCKNCLKDAGISTNDVDEVLLVGGMTRVPKVQEVVSGIFGKSPSKGVNPDEAVAMGAAIQGGILRGDVKELLLLDVTPLSLGIETLGGIFTRLINRNTTIPTKRSQVFSTAADNQTQVGIKVLQGEREMAADNKLLGEFDLVGIPPAPRGMPQIEVTFDIDANGIVTVSAKDKATSKEQQITIRSSGGLSEDEIEKMVKEAELHAQKDQQRKSLIDVKNSADTTIYSVEKSLNEYRDKIPSEIAKEIEGAVADLRKATEGEDVDEIKAKIDAANKGVSKIGEHMSGGSGGAQGGSSGGAQGGDQAQEAEYEEVKK; from the exons TTCAAAACCTGCCGGTAATGATGTCATTGGTATTGATTTGGGTACGACCAACTCCTGTGTTGCTGTCATGGAGGGAAAG AATCCCAAAGTTATTGAAAACTCTGAAGGTGCACGAACGACACCTTCTGTTGTTGCTTTCAACCAAAAGGGAGAGTTACTTGTGGGCACCCCCGCAAAACGTCAGGCTGTGaccaatccaaccaacacagTTTTTGGAACCAAGCGTCTAATCGGTAGAAGATATGAAGATCCTCAGACGAAAAAGGAAATGGGAATGGTTCCTTTCAAGATTGTCAAGGCTCCCAATGGAGATGCGTGGGTTGAAGCAAATGGGCAGCAATGTTCTCCTAGTCAAATTGGGGCatttattttgaccaaaatgaaagaaacTGCAGAGGCTTATCTTGGAAAGGGTGTTTCTAAAGCAGTTATCACTGTTCCAGCTTATTTCAATGATGCCCAGAGGCAAGCAACTAAGGATGCTGGTAGAATTGCAGGCCTTGATGTTGAGAGAATAATCAATGAGCCTACTTCTGCTGCCCTTTCATATGGAATGAACAACAAGGAGGGTCTCATTGCAGTCTTTGATCTTGGTGGCGGTACATTTGATATCTCAATTTTGGAGATTTCAAATGGTGTCTTTGAG GTCAAAGCAACAAATGGTGATACTTTCTTGGGAGGAGAGGATTTTGACAATGCATTGCTGGATTTCTTGGTGAGTGAATTCAAGAAGACTGAGGGAATTGATCTTTCGAAGGATAGGCTCGCACTTCAGAGGCTTCGGGAAGCTGCTGAGAAAGCTAAAATTGAACTCTCATCAACATCGCAGACTGAAATTAATCTTCCATTTATAACAGCTGATGCTTCTGGGGCGAAACACTTGAATATCACATTGACCAGATCAAAGTTTGAATCTTTAGTAAATCACTTGATTGAGAGGACCAAAGCTCCCTGTAAGAATTGCTTGAAAGATGCTGGCATTTCCACAAATGATGTTGATGAGGTTCTTCTTGTTGGAGGGATGACACGTGTACCTAAAGTGCAAGAAGTAGTTTCAGGGATCTTTGGGAAGAGTCCAAGCAAAGGAGTCAATCCTGACGAGGCTGTTGCTATGGGGGCAGCAATTCAGGGTGGTATACTTCGTGGGGATGTTAAAGAGTTGCTTCTGCTTGATGTAACTCCTTTGTCACTTGGTATTGAGACACTAGGTGGAATATTCACTAGGCTAATCAACCGGAACACAACCATTCCAACAAAGAGAAGTCAG GTGTTCTCTACTGCAGCTGATAACCAGACTCAAGTAGGTATCAAGGTGCTTCAAGGTGAGCGTGAAATGGCTGCTGACAACAAGCTTTTGGGTGAGTTCGACTTGGTAGGCATTCCCCCTGCTCCTAGAGGTATGCCTCAGATTGAGGTTACATTTGACATTGATGCAAATGGTATTGTCACTGTTTCGGCCAAGGATAAGGCCACCAGTAAAGAACAGCAAATTACAATACGTTCCTCTGGTGGTCTCTCGGAGGACGAGATTGAGAAGATGGTCAAAGAAGCTGAGTTGCATGCTCAGAAGGACCAACAAAGGAAAAGTCTGATTGATGTAAAAAACAGTGCAGACACCACTATTTATAGTGTAGAGAAGAGCTTGAATGAGTACAGGGACAAGATTCCTAGCGAAATTGCAAAAGAAATCGAGGGTGCTGTTGCAGATTTGAGGAAGGCAACGGAAGGAGAGGATGTTGACGAGATCAAGGCGAAGATAGATGCCGCGAATAAAGGCGTCTCAAAGATTGGGGAGCACATGTCTGGTGGTTCTGGTGGTGCCCAAGGAGGTTCTTCTGGAGGTGCTCAAGGTGGTGACCAGGCCCAAGAAGCCGAATACGAGGAGGTGAAGAAGTGA
- the LOC105762749 gene encoding heat shock 70 kDa protein, mitochondrial isoform X2, protein MEGKNPKVIENSEGARTTPSVVAFNQKGELLVGTPAKRQAVTNPTNTVFGTKRLIGRRYEDPQTKKEMGMVPFKIVKAPNGDAWVEANGQQCSPSQIGAFILTKMKETAEAYLGKGVSKAVITVPAYFNDAQRQATKDAGRIAGLDVERIINEPTSAALSYGMNNKEGLIAVFDLGGGTFDISILEISNGVFEVKATNGDTFLGGEDFDNALLDFLVSEFKKTEGIDLSKDRLALQRLREAAEKAKIELSSTSQTEINLPFITADASGAKHLNITLTRSKFESLVNHLIERTKAPCKNCLKDAGISTNDVDEVLLVGGMTRVPKVQEVVSGIFGKSPSKGVNPDEAVAMGAAIQGGILRGDVKELLLLDVTPLSLGIETLGGIFTRLINRNTTIPTKRSQVFSTAADNQTQVGIKVLQGEREMAADNKLLGEFDLVGIPPAPRGMPQIEVTFDIDANGIVTVSAKDKATSKEQQITIRSSGGLSEDEIEKMVKEAELHAQKDQQRKSLIDVKNSADTTIYSVEKSLNEYRDKIPSEIAKEIEGAVADLRKATEGEDVDEIKAKIDAANKGVSKIGEHMSGGSGGAQGGSSGGAQGGDQAQEAEYEEVKK, encoded by the exons ATGGAGGGAAAG AATCCCAAAGTTATTGAAAACTCTGAAGGTGCACGAACGACACCTTCTGTTGTTGCTTTCAACCAAAAGGGAGAGTTACTTGTGGGCACCCCCGCAAAACGTCAGGCTGTGaccaatccaaccaacacagTTTTTGGAACCAAGCGTCTAATCGGTAGAAGATATGAAGATCCTCAGACGAAAAAGGAAATGGGAATGGTTCCTTTCAAGATTGTCAAGGCTCCCAATGGAGATGCGTGGGTTGAAGCAAATGGGCAGCAATGTTCTCCTAGTCAAATTGGGGCatttattttgaccaaaatgaaagaaacTGCAGAGGCTTATCTTGGAAAGGGTGTTTCTAAAGCAGTTATCACTGTTCCAGCTTATTTCAATGATGCCCAGAGGCAAGCAACTAAGGATGCTGGTAGAATTGCAGGCCTTGATGTTGAGAGAATAATCAATGAGCCTACTTCTGCTGCCCTTTCATATGGAATGAACAACAAGGAGGGTCTCATTGCAGTCTTTGATCTTGGTGGCGGTACATTTGATATCTCAATTTTGGAGATTTCAAATGGTGTCTTTGAG GTCAAAGCAACAAATGGTGATACTTTCTTGGGAGGAGAGGATTTTGACAATGCATTGCTGGATTTCTTGGTGAGTGAATTCAAGAAGACTGAGGGAATTGATCTTTCGAAGGATAGGCTCGCACTTCAGAGGCTTCGGGAAGCTGCTGAGAAAGCTAAAATTGAACTCTCATCAACATCGCAGACTGAAATTAATCTTCCATTTATAACAGCTGATGCTTCTGGGGCGAAACACTTGAATATCACATTGACCAGATCAAAGTTTGAATCTTTAGTAAATCACTTGATTGAGAGGACCAAAGCTCCCTGTAAGAATTGCTTGAAAGATGCTGGCATTTCCACAAATGATGTTGATGAGGTTCTTCTTGTTGGAGGGATGACACGTGTACCTAAAGTGCAAGAAGTAGTTTCAGGGATCTTTGGGAAGAGTCCAAGCAAAGGAGTCAATCCTGACGAGGCTGTTGCTATGGGGGCAGCAATTCAGGGTGGTATACTTCGTGGGGATGTTAAAGAGTTGCTTCTGCTTGATGTAACTCCTTTGTCACTTGGTATTGAGACACTAGGTGGAATATTCACTAGGCTAATCAACCGGAACACAACCATTCCAACAAAGAGAAGTCAG GTGTTCTCTACTGCAGCTGATAACCAGACTCAAGTAGGTATCAAGGTGCTTCAAGGTGAGCGTGAAATGGCTGCTGACAACAAGCTTTTGGGTGAGTTCGACTTGGTAGGCATTCCCCCTGCTCCTAGAGGTATGCCTCAGATTGAGGTTACATTTGACATTGATGCAAATGGTATTGTCACTGTTTCGGCCAAGGATAAGGCCACCAGTAAAGAACAGCAAATTACAATACGTTCCTCTGGTGGTCTCTCGGAGGACGAGATTGAGAAGATGGTCAAAGAAGCTGAGTTGCATGCTCAGAAGGACCAACAAAGGAAAAGTCTGATTGATGTAAAAAACAGTGCAGACACCACTATTTATAGTGTAGAGAAGAGCTTGAATGAGTACAGGGACAAGATTCCTAGCGAAATTGCAAAAGAAATCGAGGGTGCTGTTGCAGATTTGAGGAAGGCAACGGAAGGAGAGGATGTTGACGAGATCAAGGCGAAGATAGATGCCGCGAATAAAGGCGTCTCAAAGATTGGGGAGCACATGTCTGGTGGTTCTGGTGGTGCCCAAGGAGGTTCTTCTGGAGGTGCTCAAGGTGGTGACCAGGCCCAAGAAGCCGAATACGAGGAGGTGAAGAAGTGA